CCGTCATTATCTTCCTATATAAAAGGAGTTTACGCACCGAAATGTGTCATCCTCCACGCGGCGTTGCTGCATCAGACTTTCGTCCATTGTGCAATATTCCCCACTGCTGCCTCCCGTAGGAGTCTGGACCGTGTCTCAGTTCCAGTGTGACTGATCATCCTCTCAAACCAGTTAGGCGTCATAGCCTTGGTGAGCCATTACCTCACCAACAAGCTGATACCATACAGACCCATCCTTAAGCACTAAAGCGTTTCCCTTGCATACTTATGTATTAAAGGCATATAGGGCATTAGCAGTCGTTTCCAACTGTTATTCCTTTCTTAAGGGCAGGTTATCTATACATTACTCACCCGTGCGCCACTTAGCTGACAATTATAGCAAGCTATAATCCGTTCTCGTTCGACTTGCATGTGTTAAGCACGCCGCCAGCGTTCACTCTGAGCCAGGATCAAACTCTCCATAAATTATAGAGTTTTTGAAACTGACAAATTTTATAACTCTTCAATTACAAAATTATCACTCAAATTTTATAGACAAGTATTTGTTTTACCAAATTTTCTTGTTTTTATATTTTTTAACATTTATTCTTATTTTTAATCTAAATAAACATAGATTTTTTATAAGAGTTCTATATTCGGTTTATAAAGATTACTTTACAAACTTTCATTCATTTTTAAAGATCATTCCAGACTCGATTGAATCGTTTCTCTTCAAGCTTTTCGTTTGAAGCGTTCCAGTCAAATTGGACGGGAATTATAATAGATTTTTATTTACTTGTCAATACCTTACAGCTTAAATCTAGCTAAAATTTTTAAATTTATGCTTTTTACTATTCTTTTATTGCCTTTTTCTCTCCCATTTTCTCTTTTACTAGGTTTTTATTGCAACTATTATCGATTTTTACTCTTGACAAATGAATATTTATGTTCTATTACTACAGACTAATTAGTCTGTAAGGAGTTTTTATGCCATTTATTAGAATATATATTGATAAGTCAATATCAAAAGAGAATAAAAAAGAGATATCAAATGCAATTCATAATAGTTTGATTGAAAGTTTTAATGTACCTATAAAAGATAAATTTCAAGTATTTATTGAGGTAGATAAAGAAGATTTAATTTTTCCAGTTGAATATTTAGGAAATAGTTATTCAAATATTCTATTTATTAATATAACTTGTAAAGAAGGTAGAACTAAAGAGCAAAAGAGAAAACTATATGAATTGTGTGCAAAAACTATTAGTGAAAAAACAAAAATTAAAAAAGATGATATTTTTATAACTATTATTGAAAATAATCAAGATAATTGGTCATTTGGTAATGGTATAGCACAATTAATGGAGTAAAAAATGAATAAAGTAAAAAATATTTACAAAATACTAGATACAGCAAATGTTGATGAAAAAGTTGGTGTTAAATTAGCAAGAATCTGTGAAGGTGAAACTTTTAATTTATATGTATTAGAAATACCTGCTAAAAAAAGAGTTGGTGCTCATTATCATACTATTGGAAATGAAACTTATCAAATTATTCAAGGAAGTGGTTCTATGATGATAGGGAAAAAAGATAGTGATACTATTATATGGGATGAACCTAAAAATATGAATGAAGGTGAGTGTTTAAATATTAATGCAAATGAAATCCACCAATTAATAAATCTTACAGATAAACCACTTATTTGTATAGTTGGATGTTCTAATTCTCATATTACAACAGATAGAATAATGACAAAAGGATATGAAAAAATATAATATGAAAACATTAAGAGATAATTTATTAGACATTGCATATGAAGAGTTTTATACAAATGGATATAGTGCAACAGGATTAAATAAAATTTTAGAAAAAGCGAATGTTGCAAAAGGTGGTTTATATCATCATTTTAATTCAAAAAAAGATTTAGTTATTGCAATTATAAATGAAAGAATTTGTCCAAACTCTTTAAAAAAATATGCAAGTTTAGATGAAATAGAAGGTAATAAGTTAAATGCTTTACTTGATATACTAGAAAGTAGAAATGAAAACTTTGATAAAGGATGTCCTTTAGGAAATTTAATTTTGGAACTATCTAATATTGATGATGATATTTTGAAAGCTTTACAAAACTGCATTAACTCTTGGCAAAAAATATTTGAAAATGTAATTCTTGAAGCTATAAAAAATAAAGAAATAAAAGATATATCTGCATATGATACATCACTATTAATCATTTCAACTATTCAAGGTGGATTGTTATTGTCAAAACTATCAAAATCAGATATTGAATATAAGAAGTGTATAAAAATGTTAAAAGATATTTTAATTAAATAAAATGGCTCCGGCACCTGGATTCGAACCAGGGACCAAATGATTAACAGTCATCTACTCTACCGCTGAGCTATGCCGGAATTTGATTTTTATTTATTGTAAGTTTTAATTTATAAATGGCTCCGGCACCTGGATTCGAACCAGGGACCAAATGATTAACAGTCATCTACTCTACCGCTGAGCTATGCCGGAATCTATAAATTATAAGTATCAAAGTCAAAGTAATGGCTCCGGCACCTGGATTCGAACCAGGGACCAAATGATTAACAGTCATCTACTCTACCGCTGAGCTATGCCGGAATTTATGACTTTAACTTTAATGGGGTGGAATTATAGTAAAAAAAGTTTTTATTGTCAAGACTTTTTCATACATTTTTGTAAAAATCGACTCCACTACTATTTACAATTGATATTTTCTTTTCTTCTAAAAGTTTTAACAAAATATCTTTTGATTTATCATCAAACATATTTTCTATATCTTCTTTTGTAAGAGGTCTTCTTTTTAACATAAAAAGTACTTCATCTTCACTATAAGTTTGAATCAATTTTGGTCTATTTTTAAAAACTATATTTACATTTATATTTTCAAATCTATTTGCAACTTTTTCTAAAAATTCATAACTAACTGGATTCACTTTATATGCAGGTGGCCTATCAATAGTTCCAATATCAACTCTTTTAGGATTAATTTGTTTTACAGCATTAAACAATAACTCTATTTCTTCATCTTTATCATTTACATCTTTAACAAATAAAATTTCTAAAACAAAATTTTTTGTAGTTTTTTGTGAGAATTCAATCATTGAAGGAACTATTTTTTCAATTTCTACACTTTTATTTTGTCTATCAAGTTTTTTAAAACATTTTTCACTTACACAATCTAAAGATAATTTAACTATATCAATTTTTAATAAAACATTAAAAATCTCTTTTTTATAAATTGTACTTCCATTTGATAAAATCAAAGTTTTTGTTTCACCTTTTATTTTATTAATTTCTTCAACTAAATCATTTAATTTGGGATATAAAGTTGGTTCACCATTACATGTTATTGTAATCACATCAATTTTTGGATGTTTTTTAAAACTATCTTTTATTGCACTTATAATTTCTTCAACACTTGGAAATATATCCATTTTTTCAATAGTTTTAGCTGATTCTAATTCACAATATAAACAATCAAAATTACACTGTTTCTTTGATGGCGATAAATCAATACCTAATGATATTCCAAATCTTCTTGAAGGAATTGGTCCAAAAATAATAGAATTTGAATAAGACAAAATAAAAATCCTTTTAAATAAAAAAAGAGAAGCTAAATAGCTTCTCTTTTATAATAATTTTCTAAAACAAATTTGTTTTATGCTTTTTTTGAAACTCTTTGACACTCTTTTACAAAGTGAATTGCATTTTCAACAGGAACATCAGGTAAAATTCCATGACCAAGATTGAAAATATGTCCTTCACCTTTCATTATGTTTTGAATTGCTTCAACACACATAGTTGTAGCAACTTTATCATATAATCTACAAGGTTCCATATTTCCTTGTAATACATATTTCTCACCTAATTTTTCTTTTGCAAGAGCCATTGGTGTTCCCCAATCTACTCCAAATACATCGAAGTTTCCATAAACTAAACCTCTTTCAATAAATGCAGCTATTCCTTTTGGGAACATAATAACTGGAATATGTGGATATTTCTCTTTTAAATATTCAGCAATTTCTACCATATATTTCCATGAAAATTCATCATAACGTGCTGGTTCAATTGCTGCTGCCCATGAATCAAAGATTTGAACTACATCAACTCCAGCTTCAATTTGTTTTTCCATATAAAACTTAACTACATCAGTTACACGTCTAAGGATTTTATGTAAAAATTCTGGATTCGAATACATCATTTTTTTACAAAGATTGTATGTTTTTGTTCCTTGGCCTTCAATCATATAAGTAGCAAGTGTCCAAGGAGCACCTGTAAATCCAATTAAAGCTTTATCTTCTGGCAATCTTTGTTTTAAAATTTTAATAGTTTCATAAACATAAGTTAATTTATTTGCAGCTTCTTCACCACCAATTAAAGCATCTAAGTCTTCTTCTGTTTTTATTGGTTTATCAAAAACTGGACCTTCACCTTTTAAAAAATCTAATTTCATTCCCATTTCATTTGGAACAACTAGAATATCACTAAATAAAATAGCTGCATCAACACCAACAATATCTAAAGGTTGAATTGTAACTTCAGCTGCAAGTTCTGGATTGTGACATAAATTTAAAAAGTTTCCAGCTTTTGCTCTAACTTCCATATATTCTGGTAAATATCTTCCAGCTTGTCTCATCATCCAAACAGGAGTATAAGGAGTCTCTTTTCTAAAACATGCATCTACAAAAATTTTTGACATTTTAATCCTTAAAATAGTCCCTATTTTAAGGGACAAATTATTTAATGTTTTCCTACTTTATTTAAAAAATAAAGTCCTAAAGATAATAGTGCTATTGAAACTGCAAAATAAAGCATCTCTAATGCACCATCATATTTTGTATGTAAAACTTTTTGGAAAAAGCTTACAATTAATACCATAACAATTACTTTTGCAATTTTATCTTTTAGTTGGTCTAAAGAGTGAATTGCAAGAATATTGCTACCACTTGATTCAGCTGCATCTATTTTAGAAATAAATAGTTCATAAATACCAAATGCAAAAATAAGCATAACAACTGCAATTAAATATAAATCAACAGCACCTATTATCTTACTTACAATCTCTTCATGAAAATCTTCTGGATGTAATCCATTTATATATACATCAGCTGCATATTTAATAACTTCGTAAATATCCATTGAAGCAACAATAAAAAGTATTATCGAACCTAATAATCCAAATATTACCGCAAGCAAAACAAAAAGTCTTGCTTGCCACATTGTAGTTTCAAAAAATTTTTCTAACATATTAAATATCGTTTTCCATATCTATCCATTTAAGAGCGATTCTAACTGCATTTGTTGCAGCCCCTACTCTTACTTGGTCAGCTACGTTAAAATAGTGAACAATGTTTGAAGCATAAACATCTTTTCTAATTCTTCCAACATACGTATAATCAGTGTCAGTTGAAATAATTGGCATTGGATATTTTTTATTTGGTAAATCATCAATTACTTTTAGATTTTCAAAATTATTTAAAGCTTCTCTTACATCATCTAAATTAACTTCTACATTTTCACCAAAAGTAACTGTAATTGACTCACTATGAGATCTTAAAACTGGAACTCTTACACAAGTTGCTGCAACTTGAATATTTTTGTGCATAATTTTTTGAGTTTCATTTACCATTTTCATCTCTTCTTTAGTAAATCCATTCTCTTTTGCAACATCAATTTGAGGAATTACATTTAAAGCTATTTGATAAGGAAAAGCTTTAATTTCTGTTTCATCTAATCTAAATGCAAAAAAATCTTGCATTTG
The genomic region above belongs to Arcobacter ellisii and contains:
- a CDS encoding tautomerase family protein, with protein sequence MPFIRIYIDKSISKENKKEISNAIHNSLIESFNVPIKDKFQVFIEVDKEDLIFPVEYLGNSYSNILFINITCKEGRTKEQKRKLYELCAKTISEKTKIKKDDIFITIIENNQDNWSFGNGIAQLME
- a CDS encoding cupin domain-containing protein; this encodes MNKVKNIYKILDTANVDEKVGVKLARICEGETFNLYVLEIPAKKRVGAHYHTIGNETYQIIQGSGSMMIGKKDSDTIIWDEPKNMNEGECLNINANEIHQLINLTDKPLICIVGCSNSHITTDRIMTKGYEKI
- a CDS encoding TetR/AcrR family transcriptional regulator is translated as MKKYNMKTLRDNLLDIAYEEFYTNGYSATGLNKILEKANVAKGGLYHHFNSKKDLVIAIINERICPNSLKKYASLDEIEGNKLNALLDILESRNENFDKGCPLGNLILELSNIDDDILKALQNCINSWQKIFENVILEAIKNKEIKDISAYDTSLLIISTIQGGLLLSKLSKSDIEYKKCIKMLKDILIK
- a CDS encoding radical SAM protein, translating into MSYSNSIIFGPIPSRRFGISLGIDLSPSKKQCNFDCLYCELESAKTIEKMDIFPSVEEIISAIKDSFKKHPKIDVITITCNGEPTLYPKLNDLVEEINKIKGETKTLILSNGSTIYKKEIFNVLLKIDIVKLSLDCVSEKCFKKLDRQNKSVEIEKIVPSMIEFSQKTTKNFVLEILFVKDVNDKDEEIELLFNAVKQINPKRVDIGTIDRPPAYKVNPVSYEFLEKVANRFENINVNIVFKNRPKLIQTYSEDEVLFMLKRRPLTKEDIENMFDDKSKDILLKLLEEKKISIVNSSGVDFYKNV
- the hemE gene encoding uroporphyrinogen decarboxylase → MSKIFVDACFRKETPYTPVWMMRQAGRYLPEYMEVRAKAGNFLNLCHNPELAAEVTIQPLDIVGVDAAILFSDILVVPNEMGMKLDFLKGEGPVFDKPIKTEEDLDALIGGEEAANKLTYVYETIKILKQRLPEDKALIGFTGAPWTLATYMIEGQGTKTYNLCKKMMYSNPEFLHKILRRVTDVVKFYMEKQIEAGVDVVQIFDSWAAAIEPARYDEFSWKYMVEIAEYLKEKYPHIPVIMFPKGIAAFIERGLVYGNFDVFGVDWGTPMALAKEKLGEKYVLQGNMEPCRLYDKVATTMCVEAIQNIMKGEGHIFNLGHGILPDVPVENAIHFVKECQRVSKKA
- a CDS encoding YqhA family protein, producing MLEKFFETTMWQARLFVLLAVIFGLLGSIILFIVASMDIYEVIKYAADVYINGLHPEDFHEEIVSKIIGAVDLYLIAVVMLIFAFGIYELFISKIDAAESSGSNILAIHSLDQLKDKIAKVIVMVLIVSFFQKVLHTKYDGALEMLYFAVSIALLSLGLYFLNKVGKH